In the genome of Desulfobotulus mexicanus, the window ATGATTATGAAAAGAGCCCTTCTGGAGGGAGTTTTCACCTTTCTGACGCGGAGGGCACTTTCATTTTTAAAAAGATTCAATGTTTTTTTATTCTTCTGCCAAGACAGTACCAGACAAAAATCTTCATCTGAAAGCCTGTTAATAATATTGATTTTTTCCGTAAGCAAAAAGTCCATGGGGCTGCGCTTGTGGTTGCGGTAGAGGACGGCTTCTTCTTCGGGAAAATCACTGAGCAAAAGGAGCATCTCCTTTTGGGGCAGGGCTTCAGGAGCCTTTAATTCTTCAAGGATGATTTTTTTGAGCTGTTTTGAAGTAGTGGACCTGTTTGCACCAATGCCCTCACTCTCCCTGTCCAGATAAAAAAAGGCCATGATTTTCAGCTTCATCACCTTTGGAAAGCTCTGAAGCACTGAGGTCAGCCTGTCTTCAAGGGTTTTTTCCGGCTCAAGGATTTCGAGAATCCGCAGGCGGATGAGGGCTGCATGGGGATTGATGGAAGATAGTTTTAGTGCCTCTGTCTGTTTCAGATCTTCAAGGGCCAGCTCCACCTTCTTTCTGCCAAGGCTTCTTTTGGCGGATACCAGAAGGGAAATGGCATAGCGCAGATTTACCTTGGGATCGTGGGGAGCCCGTTTTCTGGCTTCCAGCATGGCGGATTCCGCCTTTCGGTGGGCGCCCTTCAGATCGTAGAGGGTGGCAAGTTCCAGGCAGGGGAAGGGGTCTTTGGGAAAAAGCTCCTGCATCTTTATAAAAAGGGGTTCAAGCTGCCTGCGCATCTCAGCACTTTTCCGGATGATTTCACTGACCCTGAGCATCTCCCAGGCATCCCGGTTTTTAGGATCCCACTCCAGCGCTTTGGCAAGGATGGCAATGCGAAAAATTTCCATATCGTCTGAATCTTCATCACTAACGGAAAGATTTTCTATGTCGCTGAGGGCATCGTATAGATCGAAAATGACTTCTTCTTCATCCAGACTGGCAGATCGTGTGAGTATCCAGATGAGGATCATGCCCCTTGCCATATTTGCTTCTTCGGAATCTGTAAAAATTTTAGAACATAATGGGATAAGATCTGGAAGAATGGCATCCATATCCCAATTCAGGTAGAGTCCGATTTTTAATAAAGAAAATAAAGCCGTCTCATGGGGCAGATGTTTCTTTAACCCATCCTTGATGACCGTTAAAATTTTTGGATTCTGGTCGTAGCTACGCATGGTCTCAAAGATATCCGTCAAAAGCTCTTTTTTATGGTCCAGGTCAAGACTTACGGCCAGATCCATGGCTGCGGCGGGAATACTTTTCCATTTCCGGTAATCCTTTACCGTCTCCTTCAATTGCTGAAGAGAGATGGCCTTTTTGGGCAGGGCTTGCCGGAAAACAGCAGCCTGGGCAGGGGGCATGGCTTTGTATTCGCCATCTTTATTTTCGGCCTCAGCCCGCAGTGCTGCCAGAGTATCGGGCAGGGGAAAGTCATCGGGCAGGGCGGAAAGGGCCCTTAAGATGCCCCGGCTGTCATCTTTAAGAAAGGCGCACATGGCCGTACAGAAAATGCGCACAGGAGCAAAGGGAGACTCTTTGGGGACACTTCGTAAAAGCGAAAGGGCATCTTCCCAGGCTCCGGTATTCATTTTTTCAATGGCAGGCATCATGCCTTCTGCCTCATTGCGTAGGGCCGAGCCGGGGGGGAGGGTATCCAGCAGATTCCATCCGGATTCAGCAAAAAGGCGCATACAGAGGATGGGGGTGATCGCTTCCTGTTCCGGGCTGTTTTCGGCAAAAGTTTTAAAGCAGGCCATGAGGGTGCCAAGGGGAAGATAGTCTGCCATGAGACGGAGATCTTCTTTTTGAAGGGCAGGCATGGTTTTAAGGTAATCGACAGCCATGTTAGCCATGGCATCTCCTTCCGTTTCCATGGCTTTGGCGTAAAGCTGTCTGGCCCGGTGCAGGGAGGCCCTAAAAAACCTGGGAGCCAGTTCGGATTCCTTAATACCGGATTTTCGTGCCTGTTTCAGAAGGGCCAGGGTGTCCCGGTACTTTTCCTTGGTCATGGCAGCGTCCGCATCACCAAGGAGCTTTTCAGGGCTTGCAGCGGCAGAATCTTTGAAAGAAGCCGTTCCGGTTTTTTTGTTTTTTTTCTGTTTTTTTGTCATGGATCCCCGATTTCATGGCTTGAATGATAAGACAGTATTTTAAATTGCTGCTTTGTGCATACAAAAAAACAAGGGTTTGTGTCCATACAAGAGGTGAAAGGCTGTTTGTTGTCGGGTTAAAAAACAGTGGCCGAGGAGCAGAGCAGTATCAGATTTCTTTTTGAGCCGAAACCCTGCGGATATCATCAGAGGTCAGCCCCTCCTGGGGCC includes:
- a CDS encoding tetratricopeptide repeat protein codes for the protein MTKKQKKNKKTGTASFKDSAAASPEKLLGDADAAMTKEKYRDTLALLKQARKSGIKESELAPRFFRASLHRARQLYAKAMETEGDAMANMAVDYLKTMPALQKEDLRLMADYLPLGTLMACFKTFAENSPEQEAITPILCMRLFAESGWNLLDTLPPGSALRNEAEGMMPAIEKMNTGAWEDALSLLRSVPKESPFAPVRIFCTAMCAFLKDDSRGILRALSALPDDFPLPDTLAALRAEAENKDGEYKAMPPAQAAVFRQALPKKAISLQQLKETVKDYRKWKSIPAAAMDLAVSLDLDHKKELLTDIFETMRSYDQNPKILTVIKDGLKKHLPHETALFSLLKIGLYLNWDMDAILPDLIPLCSKIFTDSEEANMARGMILIWILTRSASLDEEEVIFDLYDALSDIENLSVSDEDSDDMEIFRIAILAKALEWDPKNRDAWEMLRVSEIIRKSAEMRRQLEPLFIKMQELFPKDPFPCLELATLYDLKGAHRKAESAMLEARKRAPHDPKVNLRYAISLLVSAKRSLGRKKVELALEDLKQTEALKLSSINPHAALIRLRILEILEPEKTLEDRLTSVLQSFPKVMKLKIMAFFYLDRESEGIGANRSTTSKQLKKIILEELKAPEALPQKEMLLLLSDFPEEEAVLYRNHKRSPMDFLLTEKINIINRLSDEDFCLVLSWQKNKKTLNLFKNESALRVRKVKTPSRRALFIIIQEILKGISSGGRFNFFSLEAQMEKVDAEDKERVRKIARTLADFVPEYLQKRFKALDFNENMFFLRDDDDYYDDDDDDDLFDYPEPMPPFGKNMPNPDNDPFFTNPMDIFGQQIIQHLLTLTGMYHMYGAKGRPFSIEEQKSFAKAVKALLDIILKTGAPTALIKEMFYSLFEDSGHRSFHNMKALIQNLSPEVRAGFSSAHAKILFR